From the genome of Nocardia mangyaensis:
CCGACGGTGTCGCGCACGCGCTGCCGGAATCCATGCTGCCCGTGGAACTTCCGGAGATGGAAGACTTCGCGCCGGTCACCTTCGACGCCGACGACGCGAACTCCGAGCCGTCCCCGCCGCTGGCCAAGGCCACCGACTGGGTCACTGTCGAACTCGACCTGGGCGACGGACCCAAGCAGTACCGCCGCGACACCAATGTCATGCCCAACTGGGCGGGCAGCTCCTGGTACCAGCTGCGCTACGCCGACCCGACCAACACCGAGACGTTCTGCGCCGAGGAGAACGAGAAGTACTGGCTGGGCCCGCGCACGGCCGAGCACGGCCCGAACGATCCGGGCGGGGTCGACCTGTACGTGGGCGGTGTGGAACACGCGGTGCTGCACCTGCTGTACGCGCGGTTCTGGCAGAAGGTGCTCTTCGACCTGGGTGACGTGTCCGGCAGCGAGCCCTACCGGCGCCTGTACAACCAGGGCTACGTCCAGGGGTACGCCTACACCGATTCCCGCGGCGCCTACGTGCCCGCCGCCGAGGTGGTCGAACGCGACGCGAAGTTCTTCTGGACCGGTCCCGACGGCGTCGAGATCGAGGTCGCCCAGGAGTACGGCAAGATCGGCAAGTCGCTGAAGAACGCCATCTCGCCCGACGAGATGTGCGATCTCTACGGTGCCGACACCTTCCGCTTCTACGAGATGTCGATGGGTCCGCTGGACACCTCCCGCCCCTGGGCCACCAAGGATGTCGTCGGCGCGCACCGCTTCCTGCAGCGCGTGTGGCGCCTGGTGGTCGACGAGGAGACCGGCACGGTGAAGACCACCGACGCCGCGCCCTCGGACGAGACCCTGCGCCTGGTGCACCGCACCATCGCCGGCGTCGACGAGGACCTGGCCGCCCTGCGCGACAACACCGCCGGTGCCAAGCTGATCGAGCTGACCAACCACCTCACCAAGAACTACCCCGACGCCGCACCCCGCGCCGCCGTGGAACCGCTGGTGCTGATGCTGGCCCCCCTCGCCCCCCACATCGCCGAAGAACTGTGGGAACGCTTGGGCCACACCGCATCCCTGGCCCACGGACCCTTCCCGACCGCTGATCCCGCACTGCTGGTGGCGGATTCGGTGGAGTACCCGATCCAGGTGAAGGGCAAGGTCCGCAGCCGCATCCAGGTCCCCGCCGATGCCGACCCCGCCGCCATCGAGGCCGCGGCGCTGGCCGACGAGAAGGTCGTGGCGCTGCTCGACGGTCAGGCACCGCGCAAGGTGATCGTGGTTCCGGGAAAAATGGTCAACATCGTCCCCTAGGAGGCCACCGTGACCGACCGCGACGACACCCGGGTTCCCGAACCCCAGGGCACCCTCGCCGGTATGCCCTACGACTGGCGCCGCCCCACCTGGGCCCGCGTCAAGGCGCGCGCGTGGAACCCCGACGACCCCCGCCTGTTCACGCCCAAGGCGTTCGGCTGGGGCTACGACCTCAACCTCTACCGCCTGTTCCACCGGCGCCGCTGATCCGGAGGGGAACCTCGGCGCGCTGCCGACAAGCGACGGTGACCCTTTCTCGGGCCATGATCCACGCTGCCGCGTCGGGCGCGATCCACCCGGCCAATCGACGCGCATCGTCCACCGTCTGGCGCAGGTCGTAGGCATGAATCGGCTCGTGGTGCGCGACCCGGTTGCGTACCTGGTGCAGGTTCTTGAGGCACTGCTCGACCTGCCCTCGCCTACGTCGAATGTCTGGGTTCCCCAGCGGAAACGCTGTGTGGAGGCCCGGCACCCAGATCGATGCGTGATAGCGCGACGTCGCCAGGTACCGCCAGAATCCGAAAGACAGTTCGGCGATCACCTTTCCGTGCGCTTCGGCGGTGCGGCAGCGGGAACACCGCCTCCGTGCCTCCGCCAGATCAGCGTCGCCGCGCCGGTCCAGCGGGACGTGATCGAACCATTCGGCCGTCCGGTGTCGACGGTTCGACCAGCGGGCCAATGCCCCATCCATCGCGTTCCTGGTGAGCACTTCGGTGCGCGCGATCAGTGCGAACACGGCGGCTGAGGCGTCAGAGTTCCACTCGTACAACGCCAGGGCGGAATCGAGGTCTGGCGTGACAGCGAGATACGAACTCAGGCGCTGGTGGCTGAGTAGGTCGGCAACGACCTCGGCTCGCCACCGCACAGTTGCGTTACTTGACAATGCCCCCACCCGCCCCTACCGTTGTTTTCGAAGACCCCGGAACGATCCCTGACTACGGTCACATCGCCGGGGTTATTTCAATGTGCAGACCACTTCAATGTCACCCTGCGCCACGATCGAGCAGGCCATAGCGCACGGCTATCAGAATTTATACCAGATCGGGCTACGACCGGGCGGTCTGACTCAAACCTGTACCTGCAGTACATCGTTGAGGGTGACCAGGGACAGGTTGCGTTCGCGGATGATGTCGACGAGTTCGCCGTAGCAGTGGGTGACCGGTGGGAAGTTGGCGTGGCCGATGATGATCGCCTGGGCGGCGAAATACTTTCGCGCGCACTCGATCAGGTACTCCTCGGTGATCAGGCCGGAGTCCGAGAGCGAGCCGTACCACATGGTGGGCACGGTGTAGCCGAGGTCGGCGGCGACACGGTCGACGGCGGCGTTGTGGTAGCCGAAGGGTGGGCGGTAGAACGGGGTGCCGTCGACGCCGAAGGTGTTGTGCAGGAAGTCTTTTGTGCGGCCGAGCTGGTCGGCGATGCCGGTCGCGTCGAGCTTGGTGAGCGCGGTGTGGTCCCAGGTGTGGTTGCCGAGCTGGATCTGGCCGGAGTCGACCAGTGGCCGCAGGGCGTCGCGGTGGATGGTCCAGGACTCGTAGTAGCCGGTGACGAAGAAGGTGAAGCGGGCGCCGGTGTCCTCGGCCCACCGCACGTAGGCGCCGACCACCTCCGGGCTGGCGCCGTCGTCGACGGTGAGCGCCATGCTGGTGCCCGCGCCGGGCAGGGCCGTGATGGTCTCGGCGCCGATGATCGTCTTCGGGCCGCCGGGCGGGGGCGGGAGCAGCGGCGGGGCCGGCACGGGTTCCGGCAGCGGGATCTCGCCCCCGGAACCGGCGCTCACCGCTTCACCACCGGCCGTCGCGCATCCGGTCAGCGCCACGGCGCTACCCGCCGCGAGCAACGCCAGCATTCGACGTCTGTCCACTTCCGAACCCCTACTCGACCAGGCGCCCGCGGGCGGGCACGTGCGAAGAACAGCAGGACCGTACCCACCGCGTCCGTCGAGCGGCTGAATCGGCGAGCACCCGTACGCGAACCAGCGCGATGCCCCCACACCGCACGAATCGCGACCATACCGAATCAGGACACGCTGGTCAGCGAGGACGCAAAACGATCTCCGTCGGATGTCCGTCGCGCGGGGTGTCGACGGCGGTGCGCACGGCACCGGCCACCGTCTCCGGGGTGAGGAACTCCTCGGGCCGATAGTCGCGGCGCTCGTCGGCGACGATCGCGCGCTGCATGTCGGTGTCGATGCGTCCGGGGAAGATCGAGGTCACGCGCAGGGTCGGCTCCTCGAGCCGCAGCGCGTCGGCGAAGGCGCGCAGCCCGAACTTGCTCGCCGCGTATGACGCCCACCCCGCGTTCGCCCGCAATCCGGCACCCGAATTGATCAGCACCACATGCCCGTTCGCGGCGCGCAGCGCGGGCAGCAGGATCCTGGTCAGCTCGGCGACCGCGATCAGATTGACCTCGAGGGTCGACCGCCACTGCTCGACGCTCGACTCGACGACGGTGCCGAGGTCGGCGATGCCCGCATTGTGGACCAGCACATCGAGTCGCCCGATCGACTCGGCAGCCGTGGCGACGGCTGGATAGTCGGTGAGCGCGACCGGCCACCCGGTGGCGCCCGGCAGTTCGGCCAGGATCGGCGCGAGCGCGTCGGCGGTGCGGGCGCCGAGCAGCAGTTCATGCGTCGCGGCGAGTTCCCGGGCGATCGCCGCACCGAGCCCTCGACTCGCCCCCGTGATCAACGCCGTCGGAGCAGGAGTACTGGTCACCGTCATCCCACCACGCTAGCGGGCGCCACGATCAAGATCATCAGGCTGTGGTGGCGTTCGCTTCTCGGGCGATGCTCACCTGGGAGCCTGGTGATCAACCGTCCAGCATGCGGCCGTGCCGGATTCCGGCAAATCGGGCGGAAGTCGGGTCGGAATGCGACTCCTGGGGCGTTTTTGCGCTGATCAGCGGCATGCGCTAGTACCGTCGAAGGATGACCGATCCCCGGTACAACTACGGACCAGCGAACCCGCAGTATCCGCAGCAGGGGCAGCCGCCGAAACCGTCGATCAACATGGGCAAGTTGTGGGCGGGTGGTGTCGGGACCGCCATCGTGGCGGCGTTGCTCGTCGTCGTCGCGATCATGCTGGTGCGCGGCGTGCTCGGCGTCGCGATCCTCGCGCCCGAGGGCGCGGGTGCCTACGGCACGGTGTCGACCACGTCCTACGCCCTCGCCGCCGCGGGCGCCGCGCTGCTGGCCACGGCCCTGCTGACCGTGCTGCTGGCGCTCATGCCCAGCCCGCTGACCTTCTTCACCTGGATCTGCCTGCTGGTCACCGCCGTCGCGGTGATCCTGCCGTTCACTCTGGTGGCCGACATGGACGCCAAGATCGCGACCGCGGTGATCAACCTGCTCATCGGACTGTGCATCACCACCATGCTCAGCTCGGTCGGCGCGGCGGCGCAGAACGAACCGCGTCAAGAGGGGTACTGATCGTCACAGCCCAGCCGAGGTGCCACCGGGCCGGTGCCGCCGCAGAATAGGGAGATGACGGACCCAGGTTTCACCTCGACGCAGCTCGCGGCCCGCGCCGCCTACCTTCTGCGCGGCAACGACCTGGGTACGATGACCAGCGCCGCGCCCCGGCTCTATCCACACATGTGGAGCTGGGACGCGGCGTTCGTCGCGGTGGGGCTGGCG
Proteins encoded in this window:
- a CDS encoding DUF5808 domain-containing protein; its protein translation is MTDRDDTRVPEPQGTLAGMPYDWRRPTWARVKARAWNPDDPRLFTPKAFGWGYDLNLYRLFHRRR
- a CDS encoding polysaccharide deacetylase family protein yields the protein MLALLAAGSAVALTGCATAGGEAVSAGSGGEIPLPEPVPAPPLLPPPPGGPKTIIGAETITALPGAGTSMALTVDDGASPEVVGAYVRWAEDTGARFTFFVTGYYESWTIHRDALRPLVDSGQIQLGNHTWDHTALTKLDATGIADQLGRTKDFLHNTFGVDGTPFYRPPFGYHNAAVDRVAADLGYTVPTMWYGSLSDSGLITEEYLIECARKYFAAQAIIIGHANFPPVTHCYGELVDIIRERNLSLVTLNDVLQVQV
- a CDS encoding SDR family oxidoreductase encodes the protein MTVTSTPAPTALITGASRGLGAAIARELAATHELLLGARTADALAPILAELPGATGWPVALTDYPAVATAAESIGRLDVLVHNAGIADLGTVVESSVEQWRSTLEVNLIAVAELTRILLPALRAANGHVVLINSGAGLRANAGWASYAASKFGLRAFADALRLEEPTLRVTSIFPGRIDTDMQRAIVADERRDYRPEEFLTPETVAGAVRTAVDTPRDGHPTEIVLRPR
- a CDS encoding DUF6069 family protein codes for the protein MTDPRYNYGPANPQYPQQGQPPKPSINMGKLWAGGVGTAIVAALLVVVAIMLVRGVLGVAILAPEGAGAYGTVSTTSYALAAAGAALLATALLTVLLALMPSPLTFFTWICLLVTAVAVILPFTLVADMDAKIATAVINLLIGLCITTMLSSVGAAAQNEPRQEGY